A window of Fibrobacter sp. contains these coding sequences:
- a CDS encoding O-acetylhomoserine aminocarboxypropyltransferase/cysteine synthase translates to FPNGAGSIFTFDVKGGQAEAFKFIDSLKIFSLLANVADVKSLVVHPYTTTHSELTPEELAAAGISPATIRLSIGTEHYEDIIADLDQALSEL, encoded by the coding sequence ATTTCCCCAACGGCGCAGGGTCTATTTTCACCTTCGATGTGAAGGGCGGCCAGGCCGAAGCCTTCAAGTTCATCGATAGCCTCAAGATTTTCAGCCTGCTGGCCAACGTGGCCGACGTGAAGAGCCTGGTGGTGCATCCCTACACGACGACACACTCCGAACTCACTCCGGAAGAACTCGCCGCCGCAGGAATCAGCCCCGCTACCATCCGCCTTTCTATCGGTACGGAACACTACGAAGACATCATCGCCGACCTGGATCAGGCACTTAGTGAGTTGTGA